A window of Stegostoma tigrinum isolate sSteTig4 chromosome 45, sSteTig4.hap1, whole genome shotgun sequence genomic DNA:
tctccttttctccctctctatctctccatccctctcattctttctctctctctctccctatctcccctcactcacactctctccctcccactctctccctgtccttcTCTTACTCTCCCTCACATttgcccccctcccctcctccccctcccccccgtgtTACCCTCTAACAGATGGTCATGGACCTACTGCCAGTCCCCAAATGGGGGGCAATGCCAGTCTTCCGGGAGATGGCGCTGTTCCGGTGGTGACCGGGGAATGGGACCCTGCCCCGAGCTCCCCCTGGGCACCAGCAGCTTCCCCGAACGGAGCTGGGACGGTCATCCCCCAGGAAACAGCAGGGAAACGCACAGCATCATCCCATGGGCAAGGTGAGGCTAATGGCGGCCCCCCATTGGCTGGGGCTGCACCCTGGATAAGGGCTTCGCTGGGGGTGGGCAATaagaggggggtgtgggggagggtatGCGCGATGACCGGGGTGGACGGGTGGGAAGGGGCAGGCCCACTGGCGCTCTCTCACCCTCTCCTGCATTACTGTAGCGCCCAATCTCTCACCCACTGTGGTCCGATGTCCCCGGGCAGTGCCCAATCTCTCCACCCTGATGGTTTTcactgacctctctctctctctgtggtcgtctctgtctctccctctccttcctcccccatcctccttccccctctctctatttctcccccctccctttctctctcccgcCAACTCCCTCTGTCCCAccacctgcctccctctccctctctctgtctctccctatctctcccaCTCCTTCTATCTCTCccccattctcccactctctctctatctctcccactccctctctcccactttctctctatctctccccctccctctgtctctatctctccccctttctcccactccctgtctcccactctctctctatctctcccactccctctctcccactctctctcgcaatctcaccccctcactgactctccttttttccttctctatctctccatccctctcattctttctctctctctctctctctctccctatctcccctcactcactctctctccctcccactctctccctgtccttcTCTTACTCTCCCTCACATTTGCCGCTCTCTCtcgcctcctccctctccccctcgccctcccccccccgtgtTACCCTCTAACAGATGGTCCTGGACCTACTGCCAGTCCCCAAATGGGGGGCAATGCCAGTCTTCCGGGAGATGGCACTGTTCCGGTGGTGACCGGGGAATGGGATCCTGCCTCGAGCTCCCCCTGGGCACCAGCAGCTTCCCCGAACGGAGCTGGGACGGTCATCCCCCAGGAAACAGCAGGGAAACGCACAGCATCATCCCATGGGCAAGGTGAGGCTAATGGCTGCCCCCCATTGGCTGGGGCTTTACCCTGGGTAAGGGCTTCGCTGGGGGTGGGCAATaagaggggggtgtgggggagggtatGTGCGATGACCGGGGTGGACGGTTGGCAAGGGGAAGGCCCACtggctctctctcgccctctcctgCATTGCTGTAGCGCCCAATCTCTCACCTACTGCGGTCCGATGTCCTCGGGCCAGTGCCCAATCTCTCTGTGTGCCCCAAACAACTCAATATCGCCTCCTCATGGCCTGAGCGGTTTGTTTTTTCTGTCCAGCCAAAGATGGCACTGTTGGCtcggcccagcatttattacccatcccccaattgccccagagggcagttagagccaaccacattgctgtgggtctggagtcacgtgtaggccagaccaggtaaagatggcagcttccttccctgaaggacatcagtgaaccaggtgggttttgcCAACAATTTGAACCCcgattccccagaacattcccgGGATCTGGGGATTAACGGTACAGTGATGGGCCATCACCTGACCAAGAGGGACAGCTCTCCCCGTTTGAAATCCCTGATTCTCTGTTGCTTCCCGGATAATGATTCGATTCCCGCCTGAAACTATCTCCCTGGGTTTGCACTGACccctccctcaatctctctctctctctctctctctgtgttcgtccatgtctctctttttctttctctctgtcactcccacTGGCACTCTCACTacctctctctccgtctctccctccctgaccctccctccctctctctcggcctccctttctctctgtctccctctctacctgacacactgtctccccctctctatctctccctatGTCTCCTTCGTCTCCCCATCGCTgtttccctctcactctctatttCTCCCCCTTCCTCACACTccgtctctccatctctctgtatctccctctctctacccctagctcactctctctccctctcctcctcccaaACCCTACCCCTTTCTCTCCCACTCTGTCttatctctccttctctctccctcactctctctccctctgtcccccttgctcactctccctctctcccttcattttcccgtctctctctcttcctcactctctctgtatctgtacctctccatctatctctcccaccctccctctctctccctctctctccctcatacactcTCCATCCGTCTCTTACTATCTttctcgctccctccccctcccactcacccccgctccccctcaccctcccccccgtGTTACCCTCTAACAGATGCTCGTGTTCCTACTGCCAGTCCCCAAAGGGGGGGCAATGCCAGTCTTCCGGGAGTTGACGCTGTTCCGGTAGTGACTGGGGAATGGGACCCTGCCCTGAGCTCCCCCTGGGCACCAGCAGCTTCCCCGAACGGAGCTGGGACGGTCATCCCCCAGGAAACAGCGAGGAAACGCACAGCATCATCCCATGGGCAAGGTGAGGCTAATGGCTGCCCCCCATTGGCTGGGGCTTCACCCTGGGTAAGGGCTTCGCTGGGGGTGGGCAATaagaggggggtgtgggggagggtatGCGCGATGACCGGGGTGGACGGGTGGGAAGGGGGAGGCCCACTggctctctctcaccctctcctgCATTGCTGTAGCGCCCAATCTCTCACCCACTGCGGTCCGATGTCCCTTGGGCAGTGCCCAATCTCTCCACCCTGATGGTTTTcactgacctctctctctctctctctctgtggtcgtctctgtctctccctctccttcctcccccatcctccttctccctccctctatttctccccctctccctttctctctcccaccaactccctctgtccctccacctgcctacctctccctctcactgtctctccccatctctcccactccctctatctctcccactccctctctcccactctctctcgcaatctcaccccctcactgactctccttttctccctctctatctcaccatccctctcattctttctctctctctctccctatctcccctcactcactctctctccctcccactctctccctgtccttcTCTTACTCTCCCTCacatttccccccctcccctcctcacccccccccccgtgtTACCCTCTAACAGATGCTCGTGTTCCTACTGCCAGTCCCCAAAGGGGGGGCAATGCCAGTCTTCCGGGAGATGGCGCTGTTCCGGTGGTGACCGGGGAATGGGACCCTGCCCCGACCTCCCCCTGGGCACCAGCAGCTTCCCCGAACGGAGCTGGGACGGTCATCCCCCAGGAAACAGCAGGGAAACGCACAGCATCATCCCATGGGCAAGGTGAGGCTAATGGCTGCCCCCCATTGGCTGGGGCTTCACCCTGGGTAAGGGCTTCGCTGGGGGTGGGCAATAAGAGGGTGGTGTGGGGGAGGGTATGCGCGATGACCGGGGTGGACGGGTGGGAAGGGGAAGGCCCACTggctctctctcaccctctcctgCATTGCTGTAGCGCCCAATCTCTCACCCACTGCGGTCCGATGTCCCCGGGCAGTGCCCAATCTCTCCACCCTGATGGTTTTcactgacctctctctctctctgtggtcgtctctgtctctccctctccttccttccccatcctccttctccctctctctatttctccccctctccctttctctctcccgccaactccctctgtccctccacctgcctacctctccctctcactgtctctccccatctctcccactccctctatctctccccctccctcccactctctctctatctctcccactccctctctcccactctctctcgcaatctcaccccctcactgactcttcttttctccctctctatctctccatccctctcattctttctctctctctctccctatctcccctcactcactctctctccctcccactctctccctgtccttcTCTTACTCTCCCTCacatttccccccctcccctcctcacccTCCCCCCCGTGTTACCCTCTAACAGATGCTCGTGTTCCCACTGCCAGTCCCCAAAGGGGGGGCAATGCCAGTCTTCCGGGTGTTGACGCTGTTCCGGTGGTGACCGGGGAATGGGACCCTGCCTCGAGCTCCCCCTGGGCACCAGCAGCTTCCCCGAACGGAGCTGGGACGGTCATCCCCCAGGAAACAGCAGGGAAACGCGCAGCATCATCCCATGGGCAAGGTGAGGCTAATGGCTGCCCCCCATTGGCTGGGGCTTCACCCTGGGTAAGGGCTTCGCTGGGGGTGGGCAATAAGAGGGGGGTGTGGGGTAGGGTATGCGCGATGACCGGGGTGGACGGGCGGGAAGGGGAAGGCCCACTggctctctctcaccctctcctgCATTGCCGTAGcgcccaatctctcacacactgcgGTTTGATGTCCCCGGGGCAGTGCCCAATCTCTCCTACTCTCTGTGTGCCCCAAACAGCTCAATATCGCCTCCTCATGGCCTGAGCTGTTTGTTTCTTCTTTTCACTGGGCCTGGACCTGCTTTGTTTATTGCCCCCTTCCTTGTTGCCCCCCCgttgagaaggtgagggtgatctgccttcttgaaccgctgcagcccatgtgccgtggggtgacccacaatgtccctgtgggtgggaattccaggaattctgacccagcgacactgaaggcatggccgatatatttccaaggcaggatggcaGTGTAGCGTTAGTCTCACTGAATGTATCCCTTGTTGTGACACTGCCTGatgcgtagaacatagaacagcacagcacaggcccttcggcccatgatgttgtgccgagaTTTTACCCTAAAGCTTAGGCCAATCTAACccccacctctaccttatactagcatctatgtgcctatctaatagctgcttaaatgcccctaatgaggctgattccacaccccgaccactctctgagtaaagaacctacctctgacgtctcccctatatttgcctccattcactttaaaactatgtccccctcataacagctacctccaccctaggaaaacgtctctggctgcccactctatcattttgtacacctctatcaagttacctctcatccttcgtcgttctaaagagaaaagccctagctctctcaatctttccttgtaagaccttccctccattctaggcaacatcctggtaaatctcctctgcgccttttccaatgcttccacatctttcctgtaatgaggcgaccagaactggaaacaatattccagatgtggccaaaccaggcttttgtacagctggagcataacttcatggcccttgaactcaatccctctattaatgaaagctaacacaccatacgccttcttaacaactctatccacctgggtggcagcttttaggGAAAATGGGCAGCCCTCAACCATTTTACCTGCTTCTTCGGCCAGGGTGCCCTGCGCTGTTTTTGACCACGAATGATCGCAGATGGCTGGTGTAAACACGCAGGGGTACTCCCTACCTTAGGTCACCCTCCATCAGGGTCTCAGAGGGCCCTCAGAAATGTCAGAGGCGAGGGGAGTAGATTGggttggtggggggtggagggCTGGGGTGAAAGTGGGTAGGGAGAAAGGGGCCTGGGAGTCACCAGGGAGGAGGGCCGCTGGTTTCGGATGaaggtttctctctctctctctctctctttctgtctcgcTAACATTCCCACCATCCTTCCCCTCAGGGTCCGAAGTTAACTGCACTAATGCCCACACCGTGTGTTCGCGCCTGGCCTCTGTGCCCTCGAGAGGAGTTAACGCAGCGCCAGGGCTCCAGAATGGCAAGGATGCAACGGCAGTGGGCAGGCAGGGAGGGGAGGAGTGGTCAAGGCGTAAGCTGGGGACGGGTCAGATGGTTGTATTGACCCTCATACCCGTCGTCCTAGCCCTGGTCTCCATCATTGCCTACGTGGTCTGCAAGAGGAGCAGACGAAACGGTGAGGGCATGGCCACCGGGGGAGCGGGGGTgggtcggggggggtggggggcgcgtGCTGCAGGGTGGGGGTGTTGAGGGGAGGGGAGCGGTTGTGG
This region includes:
- the LOC132207338 gene encoding mucin-20-like isoform X1; translation: MSSFWLINYKVATVSFLLANVVLLQSGLAAKSEVDLSSCCPQARRYEVKPGHFNRFHKCYRTVSVCGTLQEAVVFYPKRGGTSCVDPRQGWTKRLKDRIDVYLQRNTLDAANIGCSKPNRQPEGSTPGRRREGAVSDGEEVGSRTSGRTLDARVPTASPQKGGNASLPGDGTVPVVTGEWDPALSSPWAPAASLNGAGMVIPQETAGQRTASSHGQDARVPTASPQRGGNANLPGDGTVPVVTGEWDPASSSPWTPAASPNGAGTVIPQETAGKRTASSHGQDGRGPTASPQRGGNASLPGDGAVPVVTGEWDPAPSSPWAPAASPNGAGTVIPQETAGQRTASSHGQDGHGPTASPQMGGNASLPGDGAVPVVTGEWDPAPSSPWAPAASPNGAGTVIPQETAGKRTASSHGQDGPGPTASPQMGGNASLPGDGTVPVVTGEWDPASSSPWAPAASPNGAGTVIPQETAGKRTASSHGQDARVPTASPQRGGNASLPGVDAVPVVTGEWDPALSSPWAPAASPNGAGTVIPQETARKRTASSHGQDARVPTASPQRGGNASLPGDGAVPVVTGEWDPAPTSPWAPAASPNGAGTVIPQETAGKRTASSHGQDARVPTASPQRGGNASLPGVDAVPVVTGEWDPASSSPWAPAASPNGAGTVIPQETAGKRAASSHGQGSEVNCTNAHTVCSRLASVPSRGVNAAPGLQNGKDATAVGRQGGEEWSRRKLGTGQMVVLTLIPVVLALVSIIAYVVCKRSRRNDAKYQMTLADEVEGINDTL